Proteins co-encoded in one Leptospira dzoumogneensis genomic window:
- a CDS encoding ATP-dependent nuclease, with the protein MLIKKIGIENFGCYRKETKFAFNDGSFLIGANNSGKSFVLKAIEVFFDSDKFNSDLINKSEYTNKGKNYNKSRIEIEFNLGKIKSDALKKRLRDLLGKNEKIVKTFTFREVSKTILIEYTIQSKKYTDENLHEDIKKLLGSISISYIHPQEGREILLNAQAKLKERLLANWGRHSSISESIDQLKNSWLELRERANSYLSSSLTANLKNIWPTCEIKINLPQNIEEVLAISDIEFRGDPTLPEINITSQGTGAQTTILFQTHFLLDSDRSLHRGEYHPVWLLEEPESFLHADITIKLGKLLNSSEWLKNIQIITTTHSPLLIATSNINSSNIRWSLLEKAEIVKTETSDRWSESDIKEMGKMLGDSNFLTYFETINKDSALFIEDTRKETIEMYSSVGIEIKKALNGIGEVKKYIEVIESYSDHLNSPIFFLVDCDEGKSQIEIFLKNQKSERKGVKLYEYRKNLFIILLPPTFAIENLFEEYDSIVKRGIAHIVDSNLKPVQVVASNFSRAHGHMRGKKYTNEQEVILDLRKQQDFKDYFWAEVKKNALTISNDYVEIIKEYLSYR; encoded by the coding sequence ATGTTGATAAAGAAAATTGGAATTGAAAATTTTGGATGTTATAGAAAGGAAACTAAGTTTGCTTTTAACGACGGATCTTTCCTTATAGGTGCAAATAATTCAGGGAAGTCTTTTGTTTTAAAGGCAATTGAAGTATTCTTTGACAGTGATAAATTTAATTCTGACTTAATAAATAAATCCGAGTATACAAATAAAGGAAAGAACTATAATAAATCACGAATTGAAATTGAATTTAATTTGGGAAAAATTAAATCCGATGCCTTAAAGAAAAGGTTAAGAGATCTTCTCGGTAAAAACGAAAAAATCGTAAAAACTTTTACCTTTCGTGAAGTCTCAAAGACAATTTTAATTGAATATACGATACAGAGTAAAAAGTATACTGATGAGAATTTACATGAAGACATTAAGAAACTCTTAGGCTCTATTTCTATCTCCTACATACATCCCCAAGAAGGTAGAGAGATTCTACTCAATGCTCAAGCAAAATTAAAGGAGCGTTTGCTTGCAAATTGGGGGAGACATTCATCGATCTCTGAAAGTATTGATCAGCTTAAAAATTCTTGGTTGGAACTCCGCGAAAGAGCGAATTCCTACTTATCAAGTTCGTTAACGGCAAATTTGAAAAACATATGGCCTACTTGTGAAATTAAAATTAACCTCCCGCAAAATATTGAGGAAGTATTGGCCATTTCTGACATAGAGTTTCGAGGAGATCCGACTTTGCCAGAGATAAACATTACTTCTCAGGGGACAGGTGCGCAAACGACTATACTTTTCCAAACTCACTTCCTTTTGGATAGTGATAGAAGCTTGCATCGAGGTGAATATCATCCGGTTTGGCTGTTAGAAGAGCCTGAGTCTTTCTTGCATGCTGATATTACGATAAAACTAGGAAAATTACTCAATTCAAGCGAATGGCTAAAAAATATTCAAATTATTACCACTACACATTCTCCATTGTTGATTGCTACTTCGAATATCAATTCATCAAATATTAGATGGAGCTTATTGGAAAAAGCTGAGATAGTGAAAACGGAAACTTCTGATCGGTGGTCAGAGTCTGATATAAAAGAAATGGGAAAGATGCTTGGCGATTCCAATTTTCTAACATATTTCGAAACTATAAATAAAGATAGCGCATTATTCATTGAAGATACTCGAAAAGAGACTATCGAAATGTATTCGAGTGTGGGTATAGAAATTAAGAAGGCTTTAAATGGAATAGGAGAAGTAAAGAAATATATTGAAGTAATTGAATCATATTCTGACCATCTTAATAGCCCGATTTTTTTCCTTGTTGATTGCGATGAAGGAAAGTCGCAAATAGAAATTTTCCTAAAAAATCAAAAAAGTGAAAGAAAAGGAGTGAAACTATACGAGTATAGAAAAAATCTATTTATAATACTCTTACCCCCCACGTTTGCGATTGAAAACCTTTTCGAAGAATATGATTCGATTGTAAAAAGAGGAATTGCGCATATAGTTGATTCTAATCTTAAACCTGTTCAAGTGGTAGCATCAAATTTCTCTCGAGCCCATGGGCATATGAGAGGTAAAAAATACACAAATGAGCAGGAGGTAATACTAGATCTTAGAAAACAGCAAGATTTTAAAGACTATTTTTGGGCTGAAGTGAAAAAGAATGCTTTAACTATTTCAAATGATTATGTTGAAATTATTAAAGAGTATTTATCTTATCGTTAG
- a CDS encoding DUF4258 domain-containing protein, whose protein sequence is MIFDWDNDKNETLKSERNISFERVVVEIESGSVLEILKHPNKKKYPNQILLIVEIDNYAWVIPAIESKDTFFFKTAYPSRKYTSIYLPEANL, encoded by the coding sequence GTGATCTTTGATTGGGATAATGACAAGAACGAAACCTTAAAATCTGAGCGAAATATAAGCTTTGAGAGGGTAGTTGTTGAAATTGAATCCGGATCAGTTTTAGAAATCTTAAAGCATCCGAATAAGAAAAAGTATCCTAATCAAATCTTACTAATTGTGGAAATTGATAATTATGCTTGGGTAATTCCTGCAATTGAGAGCAAGGATACGTTCTTCTTTAAAACAGCATATCCTTCAAGGAAATACACTAGTATATATTTACCGGAGGCAAATTTATGA
- a CDS encoding type II toxin-antitoxin system VapC family toxin, giving the protein MKLILDTNCYISFLNKRNQEQHEKMVLFWERISRLEYEVILTSHNISEIVFVFKSIYSIEQKEINQIVQDLLANPGVTFEAAYYPEIILSLWPKNIKDYGDGVLAAAGKVLEARIVTFDQEFIKSLKKLSMDSFHI; this is encoded by the coding sequence ATGAAACTCATTCTAGATACTAATTGTTATATATCATTCTTAAATAAGAGAAACCAAGAACAACATGAAAAAATGGTCTTATTTTGGGAAAGAATCTCGCGATTAGAATATGAGGTCATTCTAACCTCTCATAATATTTCAGAAATTGTTTTTGTTTTCAAAAGTATTTATTCTATTGAGCAAAAAGAAATAAACCAGATAGTTCAAGATCTTTTGGCAAATCCAGGCGTTACCTTTGAGGCGGCGTATTATCCAGAAATAATACTATCATTGTGGCCAAAAAATATTAAAGATTATGGCGATGGAGTTTTGGCTGCTGCCGGTAAAGTATTAGAAGCGCGAATTGTTACTTTTGATCAAGAATTCATTAAATCTTTGAAAAAACTAAGTATGGATTCATTTCATATTTGA
- a CDS encoding AbrB/MazE/SpoVT family DNA-binding domain-containing protein: MKLRSKITSKYQITIPKEIRDSLKLSMEDVIEWSIDEQGIHIESANKPFLKYKGFLNKGSADIKSDIKKAWGERAKKYSK, translated from the coding sequence ATGAAGCTTAGGTCCAAAATCACTTCAAAATACCAAATAACAATTCCTAAGGAAATAAGAGATTCCCTGAAACTCTCTATGGAAGATGTTATTGAATGGTCTATTGATGAGCAAGGAATCCATATAGAATCGGCAAATAAGCCATTTCTTAAATACAAAGGGTTTCTCAATAAAGGATCCGCTGATATTAAATCAGACATTAAGAAAGCCTGGGGAGAAAGAGCTAAGAAATACTCTAAATGA
- a CDS encoding BrnT family toxin, protein MRFEWDVEKEKVNLKKHGLSFTEAAFVFTDAKTIYLPDPDHSIGEERLVALGKIRDLTIAVVIFVDKSKNDEEIIRIISARKATKSEEQQYYSSEID, encoded by the coding sequence GTGCGCTTTGAATGGGATGTCGAAAAAGAGAAAGTAAACCTTAAAAAGCATGGTCTTAGTTTTACTGAAGCAGCTTTTGTTTTTACCGACGCCAAAACAATCTATTTACCCGACCCAGATCATTCGATAGGTGAGGAAAGATTAGTTGCTTTAGGCAAAATCAGAGATTTGACCATTGCCGTTGTAATTTTTGTTGATAAATCGAAAAATGATGAAGAAATTATAAGAATAATTTCGGCAAGAAAAGCTACTAAGTCTGAAGAGCAACAATATTATTCTAGCGAAATTGATTGA
- a CDS encoding toxin-antitoxin system, antitoxin component, whose translation MREEYDFSKGKRNLYTRSLKDLHFPVYLDPALEEYYQKIAAKKKKDLSSIINSILQKEMELHDSLS comes from the coding sequence ATGAGAGAAGAATACGATTTTTCCAAAGGCAAGCGCAATCTTTACACAAGATCTTTGAAAGATCTTCATTTTCCGGTGTATTTGGATCCGGCATTAGAAGAATACTATCAAAAGATCGCGGCGAAAAAGAAGAAAGATTTAAGTTCGATTATTAATTCCATTTTGCAAAAGGAAATGGAATTACATGATTCTTTATCATAG
- a CDS encoding Lp29 family lipoprotein, whose amino-acid sequence MKYKVYILIVWVTMVSCVKHFYKEPKIVNDNSLQEIKKNRIALVGFLPFEETGGNRVRIASLDYKNSLKKYVKIGTPIEQITENGIDLSVPAENVNRFASLYLEEVKKTGLDEINKVLLIKESTNGNKQGFLRKRDVDFYVVAILGPPFARPSVSGYFLSLLTYVPFLLSLGTVPNWGIMENKSTFLIFDSKLELLQKKEYDSSYHYLISWFVPKEGNRAFDDNSRAIEPYLADISEFETEFLADIQMRKGSD is encoded by the coding sequence ATGAAGTATAAAGTATATATATTGATAGTTTGGGTGACTATGGTTTCTTGCGTTAAGCATTTCTATAAAGAACCTAAGATAGTCAACGATAATAGCCTACAGGAAATTAAGAAGAATCGTATAGCTCTCGTTGGATTCCTTCCGTTTGAGGAAACGGGGGGAAATAGAGTTAGAATTGCTTCATTAGATTATAAAAACTCTTTAAAAAAATATGTTAAAATAGGAACCCCGATTGAGCAAATTACAGAGAATGGTATCGATTTATCTGTACCAGCAGAAAATGTAAATAGATTTGCCAGTTTGTATCTTGAAGAAGTTAAAAAGACAGGTTTAGATGAAATAAACAAAGTGTTGCTTATTAAGGAATCTACTAATGGTAATAAGCAAGGATTTCTAAGAAAGCGCGATGTGGATTTTTACGTAGTTGCGATTCTTGGGCCTCCATTTGCTAGACCATCTGTCTCCGGTTACTTCCTCAGTTTGTTAACGTATGTTCCTTTTTTGCTTTCATTAGGCACAGTTCCAAATTGGGGAATCATGGAAAATAAGTCTACATTCTTAATATTCGATTCAAAATTAGAACTTCTGCAAAAGAAGGAATATGACTCTTCATATCATTATTTGATTTCTTGGTTTGTTCCAAAGGAGGGCAATAGAGCCTTTGATGATAATTCCAGGGCGATAGAACCATATCTCGCAGACATTAGCGAATTTGAAACGGAATTTTTGGCTGATATTCAAATGCGCAAAGGGAGTGATTAG
- a CDS encoding CopG family antitoxin, with product MRKEYDFSKSKKNPYLKKLKKPITIRVDVDTIGYFKGLSDQTGIPYQNLINLYLAECASKHKKIDLSWK from the coding sequence ATGAGAAAAGAATATGACTTTTCAAAGTCCAAGAAAAATCCTTATTTAAAGAAATTGAAAAAGCCTATTACCATCAGAGTCGATGTAGATACGATAGGTTATTTCAAAGGTTTATCAGATCAAACAGGCATTCCATACCAAAATCTAATTAATCTATATTTAGCTGAATGCGCTTCTAAACATAAAAAAATTGATCTTTCTTGGAAATAA
- a CDS encoding BrnT family toxin, giving the protein MSEIDFEWDSVKNLSNKRKHGISFEEAKTVFFDENARVINDPEHSEEEERFIILGFSYKLNLLMVSHCYRSSKDIIRIISARKATKSESKQYETFL; this is encoded by the coding sequence ATGTCAGAAATTGACTTTGAATGGGATTCAGTTAAAAACCTATCTAATAAAAGAAAGCATGGAATTTCATTCGAAGAAGCTAAAACTGTCTTCTTTGATGAAAATGCCAGGGTCATTAATGATCCAGAACATTCCGAAGAGGAAGAAAGATTCATTATTTTAGGATTTAGCTACAAGCTTAATCTATTAATGGTTTCTCATTGCTATAGATCGTCAAAAGATATCATACGAATTATTTCTGCACGAAAAGCTACAAAATCTGAATCTAAACAATACGAGACATTTTTATGA
- a CDS encoding type II toxin-antitoxin system RelE/ParE family toxin: protein MIKSFENKDTEKIWKGLFVKSIPNQISEIALRKLRMINNAQSVENLKSPPGNKLELLSGNRKGQYSIRINDQWRICFRWDEKDAYDVEIVDYH, encoded by the coding sequence TTGATTAAAAGTTTTGAGAATAAGGATACTGAAAAGATCTGGAAGGGTTTATTCGTTAAATCAATCCCAAATCAAATTTCGGAAATAGCTCTTAGAAAACTGAGGATGATCAACAACGCTCAAAGTGTTGAAAATCTGAAATCGCCGCCAGGAAATAAGTTAGAATTACTTTCTGGAAATAGGAAAGGGCAGTATAGCATCAGAATAAATGATCAATGGCGAATTTGCTTCCGATGGGATGAAAAAGATGCCTATGACGTTGAGATTGTCGACTATCATTGA